One genomic segment of Salmo trutta chromosome 8, fSalTru1.1, whole genome shotgun sequence includes these proteins:
- the LOC115198487 gene encoding natural killer cell receptor 2B4-like isoform X2 has product MSGGPFFFFSKHGTLLLLVSIFHYGVGVPLIINKRVGDSVELLADLERGHFKSLVWKYMGKDIAEFNSEVVYSPGSQFEGRLKMNTKNFSLTVRELTLQDSGDFLLTGEGDKGQIGSKTITLKVHEPISKVAIQTDIKLLANHSCTVQLVCNVSCYPNITYTWERDNEMYGDAQQIYFSLTPAELNISVKCNASNLVSWKTASTTVKCINDTTTPGLVWFTIYIGVSVGGAVVMILTVAVAVCYCRGRSNTADQTDNAIYADIMDNTRIRDTRSNSQVYPISIYETVNDLVIPRLNKL; this is encoded by the exons ATGTCTGGTGGTCCGTTCTTCTTCTTCTCCAAACACGGAACACTACTTCTCCTAGTCTCCATCTTCCACTATG GTGTAGGTGTTCCTCTGATCATCAACAAGAGAGTTGGGGACTCCGTGGAGCTGCTGGCAGACTTAGAGAGGGGACATTTCAAATCCTTGGTGTGGAAGTATATGGGAAAGGATATTGCAGAATTCAACTCAGAAGTTGTATATTCACCTGGATCCCAGTTTGAGGGGAGATTAAAGATGAACACCAAAAACTTCAGTTTAACAGTCAGAGAACTGACACTGCAAGACTCAGGGGATTTTCTACTTACAGGTGAAGGGGACAAAGGTCAGATTGGCAGTAAGACCATCACTCTGAAGGTCCACG AGCCTATATCCAAGGTGGCGATCCAGACAGACATCAAGCTATTGGCCAACCACTCCTGTACGGTACAGCTGGTGTGCAACGTGTCCTGCTACCCCAACATTACCTACACCtgggagagagacaatgagatGTACGGGGACGCCCAGCAGATTTACTTCTCTCTCACACCAGCAGAGTTAAACATCAGCGTAAAGTGCAACGCCTCcaacctagtcagttggaaaactGCCTCTACGACAGTAAAGTGTATTAATGACACAACCACCCCAG GACTGGTGTGGTTTACCATCTACATCGGAGTATCAGTAGGAGGAGCTGTGGTGATGATCCTCACTGTAGCAGTGGCAGTGTGCTACTGCAGGGGCCGAAGTAACACAG CAGATCAAACTGATAACGCAATATATGCTGATATTATGGACAACACAAGAATTAGAGAT ACAAGATCAAATAGTCAGGTATACCCAATATCCATCTATGAAACTGTCAATGATCTGGTTATCCCAAGATTGAACAAG CTGTAG
- the LOC115198487 gene encoding natural killer cell receptor 2B4-like isoform X1 produces the protein MSGGPFFFFSKHGTLLLLVSIFHYGVGVPLIINKRVGDSVELLADLERGHFKSLVWKYMGKDIAEFNSEVVYSPGSQFEGRLKMNTKNFSLTVRELTLQDSGDFLLTGEGDKGQIGSKTITLKVHEPISKVAIQTDIKLLANHSCTVQLVCNVSCYPNITYTWERDNEMYGDAQQIYFSLTPAELNISVKCNASNLVSWKTASTTVKCINDTTTPGLVWFTIYIGVSVGGAVVMILTVAVAVCYCRGRSNTADQTDNAIYADIMDNTRIRDTRSNSQVYPISIYETVNDLVIPRLNKVRYKWS, from the exons ATGTCTGGTGGTCCGTTCTTCTTCTTCTCCAAACACGGAACACTACTTCTCCTAGTCTCCATCTTCCACTATG GTGTAGGTGTTCCTCTGATCATCAACAAGAGAGTTGGGGACTCCGTGGAGCTGCTGGCAGACTTAGAGAGGGGACATTTCAAATCCTTGGTGTGGAAGTATATGGGAAAGGATATTGCAGAATTCAACTCAGAAGTTGTATATTCACCTGGATCCCAGTTTGAGGGGAGATTAAAGATGAACACCAAAAACTTCAGTTTAACAGTCAGAGAACTGACACTGCAAGACTCAGGGGATTTTCTACTTACAGGTGAAGGGGACAAAGGTCAGATTGGCAGTAAGACCATCACTCTGAAGGTCCACG AGCCTATATCCAAGGTGGCGATCCAGACAGACATCAAGCTATTGGCCAACCACTCCTGTACGGTACAGCTGGTGTGCAACGTGTCCTGCTACCCCAACATTACCTACACCtgggagagagacaatgagatGTACGGGGACGCCCAGCAGATTTACTTCTCTCTCACACCAGCAGAGTTAAACATCAGCGTAAAGTGCAACGCCTCcaacctagtcagttggaaaactGCCTCTACGACAGTAAAGTGTATTAATGACACAACCACCCCAG GACTGGTGTGGTTTACCATCTACATCGGAGTATCAGTAGGAGGAGCTGTGGTGATGATCCTCACTGTAGCAGTGGCAGTGTGCTACTGCAGGGGCCGAAGTAACACAG CAGATCAAACTGATAACGCAATATATGCTGATATTATGGACAACACAAGAATTAGAGAT ACAAGATCAAATAGTCAGGTATACCCAATATCCATCTATGAAACTGTCAATGATCTGGTTATCCCAAGATTGAACAAGGTAAGATATAAATGGTCATAA